Proteins from one Streptobacillus felis genomic window:
- a CDS encoding FAD-dependent oxidoreductase has protein sequence MSKILKFDETIIYDTIVIGAGPAAVSASIYAARKGLKTAMIGEDIGGQILDTNEIENIIGIPLTNGFDYAMELEKHMSEYEIYFYKGHRAKEIIDEGSLKKIITDDSKIVSTKTIIIATGAKWRQLGIPGEKEYTGKGVHYCSTCDGPFYRNKDVVIVGGGNSGVEAAIEISNIAKNVVLVEYMDELKADKVLQDRLSTLDNVRVYLSSAVTEILGNEYAEIAKLRNRNNSDEFELKMDGLFVEIGLTANTDIAKDLVNLNNFGEIIVDEMNMTSINGIFAAGDCTNTKHKQIIIAMGEGAKAALSAFEYIIKN, from the coding sequence ATGAGTAAAATATTAAAATTTGATGAAACTATAATTTATGATACTATAGTTATAGGTGCAGGACCTGCTGCTGTATCTGCCAGTATATATGCTGCTAGAAAAGGTTTAAAAACAGCTATGATAGGTGAAGATATTGGAGGACAAATATTAGATACTAATGAAATAGAAAATATTATTGGTATACCTCTAACAAATGGTTTTGATTATGCCATGGAATTAGAAAAACATATGTCAGAATATGAGATATATTTCTATAAAGGTCATAGAGCAAAAGAAATTATAGATGAAGGTAGTTTAAAGAAAATTATTACTGATGACAGCAAAATTGTATCAACTAAAACAATAATTATAGCTACAGGAGCTAAATGGAGACAACTTGGAATACCTGGTGAAAAAGAATATACAGGAAAAGGTGTACACTATTGTTCAACTTGTGATGGACCTTTTTATAGAAATAAAGATGTTGTAATAGTAGGTGGAGGAAATTCAGGAGTAGAAGCAGCTATAGAAATATCTAATATCGCAAAAAATGTTGTTTTAGTAGAATATATGGATGAATTGAAAGCTGATAAAGTTTTACAAGATAGATTATCAACTTTAGATAATGTTAGGGTTTATCTATCATCTGCTGTAACAGAAATATTAGGAAATGAATATGCAGAAATAGCAAAATTAAGAAATAGAAATAATTCAGATGAGTTTGAATTAAAAATGGATGGTTTATTTGTAGAAATAGGTTTAACTGCTAATACAGATATAGCTAAAGATTTAGTGAATTTAAATAATTTTGGAGAAATAATTGTTGATGAAATGAATATGACATCAATAAATGGTATTTTTGCTGCAGGGGATTGCACGAATACAAAACATAAACAAATAATTATAGCTATGGGTGAAGGGGCTAAGGCTGCACTTAGTGCATTCGAATATATAATTAAAAATTAA